The Labilibaculum sp. sequence TTCAGGTAAAAAACTAAAATCGAGCTTTTGAACCCTCTCTTTTTGCATCCCTGAAATACCACCTATATACCAGCTGTTTCCTTTTTGGCGGGCCATTACCACGTATTGGCCGGGATAACCATCCAACAATTTTGTATTATCCCAAATATTTGGTATTGTTCTTAAGAAGCTTTTGGCAGCATCTGGCAGTTCATAATATCCTTCGGGGCGGTCGGCCATATGCTGGATACCAGATTCAAATAAAACACTCAATGCCAGTTCATGTCCATAGGAAGTTATATGTGGATACTGAGAATTGGTAAATGTAACCGGTGTATAGTCCATACTTCCAACAACATTTCGGGTAAAAGGCAATATGGAATTATGTTTTGGTGCAGTAGTCGTAAATTCCGGCCCATTATTATACCATTCAGCCCCGCGCACACCTTCGTATGTCATCAAATTAGGATAAGTACGTGCCCAACCTCGTGGCACTAAACAGCCATGAAAATAGACCATTATCTCAAATTGAGCTGCATCCTCCAAAATATCCAGATAATAGTTTATCATATTTTGTTTTTCGCTCTCGAAAAAATCAACTTTCACCCCAACTACGCCCAACTTCTTTAACTTGGCAAACTCTTCCATACGGTTTTCATGAGTCAACATCCTGTCTTTTGGTGTAGCGCCAACCCATGTGTGTTCGCCACCCGAGTTGTACCACATCAATGGCTTAACACCTATAGAATGAATGTATTTTAAAGCATCTTCCAATTGCCCGCCGTTACCCATAGCATCCCATTCCCAATCGAGTAAAGTGTATGGCCAATTAAAAGCAACAGCCAAATCGGCAAATTTGCAAACTGTTTTAAAGTCTTTTGTGCCATGATTATCGGACCAATAATTCCACGAAGCAACACCCGGCTTAATCCACTCCGTATCTTTAATGACAGATGGTGTTGACACATCATTTACCAAAGTAGATTCAACTATATCGGAAAGGCTACCCATAATAATGACCCTCCAAGGAGATTGCCAAGGCAGTGTTACTGTTGGCTGTGTTTCACCGGTACCTCTACCATTCCACTGATCGGGAAAGGTTATTTTATAGCTATTTTTATCACCATAGTTCGTGAGTTTTGAGCCACAATAATTTCGGTTTAAATCAGCTTCATGAATTAAAAACCAACACTTTTTATCGGCTGTATTAAAAAGTGCCGGATAACACCAATCCTTTTGAATATTACCATCTACCATTTCAGAGTAGAGCCCCTCATTTGCAGGATTATATTTTTCGAGCCATCTTTTTGTACTATCAGGAATAAAATAAGCTGTTAACTCATCTTTTACCAAGTATGTCCCATTTTTTTCAGGAAATTCGTACCGAAAAGCAATCCCATCATTATAAGCCCTGATAATTAGATTTAATTTTGCCTTCCCGGGATTTTGAAATGAAACAGTTATTTCGTTAACAGAATTTGTGCATTTAGAACGCTTGCCATGTAGAGTTGAATAGTTCTCGGTTATTAATCGGGCTTTTCCTGTTTTAAGAAATTGTAAATCCTTACTAAAATTCTGGTCACTACGCACCAATCCAAGATTTATTTTAGGAATAATCTGTGTTGATCCATTACTATCATAATTTACTTGTAAGAACCATGTATCTGACACAAACTCATTTGGAGCATTCACCACAACATTTATTTGTTTGTTTGGTGAGGTTACGGATGCAACTTGAGATAATATTGCAGTACTCCACACACATAATAATATTGAAATAAAAAAGAATTTCATTTTTATACCTATTAATTTTACCTGACTCATTCAACTAAGAAACGCACTATTATCACTTAAATAACACTTTTGAAAAATTATACAGGTTGTTTCGCCATACCGGCCAGGTATGTCCGCCAGGATATTCGCTATATGTATATTTAATTTTTATGTCATCGAATTTGCCCAACATTCTCTGACAGTTTTCCCAGGCAATATCTTCTTTTCCTCCCATTGAAATCCAAAAACACTTCAAATTTTTATTAATCTGCGTTGCATTTTCTTTCATAAAATCATACTCTTTATTTGCAATATCGTCTTGCATCGGATGAATCCATCCAGAACTAAATACGCCCAGATACCCAAACAGATCTGTATTGCGCACTCCCGCATAAAGAGTTTGCATTCCACCCATGGATAAACCTGCCAATGCACGTGACTGAGAATCGGTTTTAACACGATAATTCATTTCAACAAAAGGAATGACTGTTTGCTTTAATTCTGATTCAAAAAGTTTCAGAAACCCCTCACTAAACCCTGACAATGCCAAATTGCCATCTAACATTACAATAACCATAGGTTTCGCTTTTCCTTCGGCAATCAGGTTATCTAAAATCAAATCGGTTTTACCCTGATTTGCCCATCCACGCTGATCCTCTCCTCCTCCGTGCAACAAATACAACACAGGATATTTTTCTTTAGTATTCTGAGAATAACCAGGAGGTGTATACATATAAAAATTACGCCACGAGTGGGTTAAATTTGAATAGTAACGCTTGAATCGAATATCGCCGTGAGACACTTCTTTTATTTGGTAGTAACCATCTCCGACAAAAGGCACCTCAATACCACTTGCCATGCGTCCCATACCGTAAAATGTTTCACTTGAAGGATCAGCCACGGTAACTCCGTCAATAATTAAAGAATAATAATGAATGCCTTCGCTTAACGAATCGGTGGTAACTTCCCAAAATCCATCAGCCTGTCTTATCATATCATATTTTCGGCCTAAATCAACCTGTATCTTACTTGCTTCCGGTGCCTTAATGCGAAAAACAGCTCTTCCATCAGTCAATATCTTTGGGTATTGAGCTGAACGTACATTTGATTCAGCTCTTTGCCCCTCACTGTTGACACCCGAAAACAGGGCATAATCAACCGACTTAAACAACAACTGTGAAAAATGATATAGATTATCTTTCCACACATTAAAATCGTGGTATCCACCGGCAATCACCTGGTAAATATGTGGTACATTATTCTTTTCCAGATAATCGTGAGTACGCTTACTAAAATTGATCAGATTGTCTTTATCGCCGCATGAGATCCAAAGCAGACTCAAATTTTTAGCTGCTTCATTGGGATTTGGCAACAGCTTTTCGGGCTCTTTTGTG is a genomic window containing:
- a CDS encoding glycoside hydrolase family 97 catalytic domain-containing protein, with the translated sequence MKFFFISILLCVWSTAILSQVASVTSPNKQINVVVNAPNEFVSDTWFLQVNYDSNGSTQIIPKINLGLVRSDQNFSKDLQFLKTGKARLITENYSTLHGKRSKCTNSVNEITVSFQNPGKAKLNLIIRAYNDGIAFRYEFPEKNGTYLVKDELTAYFIPDSTKRWLEKYNPANEGLYSEMVDGNIQKDWCYPALFNTADKKCWFLIHEADLNRNYCGSKLTNYGDKNSYKITFPDQWNGRGTGETQPTVTLPWQSPWRVIIMGSLSDIVESTLVNDVSTPSVIKDTEWIKPGVASWNYWSDNHGTKDFKTVCKFADLAVAFNWPYTLLDWEWDAMGNGGQLEDALKYIHSIGVKPLMWYNSGGEHTWVGATPKDRMLTHENRMEEFAKLKKLGVVGVKVDFFESEKQNMINYYLDILEDAAQFEIMVYFHGCLVPRGWARTYPNLMTYEGVRGAEWYNNGPEFTTTAPKHNSILPFTRNVVGSMDYTPVTFTNSQYPHITSYGHELALSVLFESGIQHMADRPEGYYELPDAAKSFLRTIPNIWDNTKLLDGYPGQYVVMARQKGNSWYIGGISGMQKERVQKLDFSFLPENIKYKLTLISDGRHDKDFAVKYMVVDKTSTADVKLLRRGGFAAVLNQVK
- a CDS encoding alpha/beta hydrolase-fold protein; translation: MKKIFLFLSISMLFTLAVNSQVIMKSAPQGYDMVNADILHGKIDTITYSSKTVGCNRRALIYTPPGFSKNKKYPVLYLLHGIGGDEKEWYVQGKPQVILDNLYAQKKVEPMIVVLPNGRAMKDDRAVGNIYDSLKVAAFATFEKDLISDLIPYIEKSYPVFADREHRAIAGLSMGGGQTLNFGLGNMDRFAWIGGFSSAPNTKEPEKLLPNPNEAAKNLSLLWISCGDKDNLINFSKRTHDYLEKNNVPHIYQVIAGGYHDFNVWKDNLYHFSQLLFKSVDYALFSGVNSEGQRAESNVRSAQYPKILTDGRAVFRIKAPEASKIQVDLGRKYDMIRQADGFWEVTTDSLSEGIHYYSLIIDGVTVADPSSETFYGMGRMASGIEVPFVGDGYYQIKEVSHGDIRFKRYYSNLTHSWRNFYMYTPPGYSQNTKEKYPVLYLLHGGGEDQRGWANQGKTDLILDNLIAEGKAKPMVIVMLDGNLALSGFSEGFLKLFESELKQTVIPFVEMNYRVKTDSQSRALAGLSMGGMQTLYAGVRNTDLFGYLGVFSSGWIHPMQDDIANKEYDFMKENATQINKNLKCFWISMGGKEDIAWENCQRMLGKFDDIKIKYTYSEYPGGHTWPVWRNNLYNFSKVLFK